Proteins from one Triticum aestivum cultivar Chinese Spring chromosome 7A, IWGSC CS RefSeq v2.1, whole genome shotgun sequence genomic window:
- the LOC123152179 gene encoding fatty acyl-CoA reductase 1 translates to MIGEMDADMVVGYFGGKSMLITGSTGFLGKVLVEKILRVQPDVKKLFLLVRAPDIESAKLRIQTEVTGREIFLVLKEKHGIGFDDFIEEKICPLAGDIMYENFGLDTANLRELSKDIDIIVNIAATTNFSERYDVAFDANVLGAKHVCAFARKCTKLKMLLHVSTAYVAGEQEGLILEKPFLMGETLKEGTHLDIKSELNLIRETRRELKANCSLEKAERRTMKELGLKRARQFGWPNTYVFTKAMGEMLLGHLRGELPVVILRPSIITSILKEPLPGWMEGIRTIDAVVIGYAKQTLPFFLVDLSLIMDVIPGDMVVNAMMVAMAAHSEERAQTIYHVTSSLRNPAPYAILADTGHRYFYDNPPRTGRKGEPARLNKMRFFSTVARLSLYMAVRYRLPLEMLRLVNIALCGVFSRRYDDLSRKYRFIVQLIELYAPYSLFKGCFDDMNTERLRMAMKKEQDENGAEEYYFDFDPKSINWDSYFYGVHIPGVLKYMRD, encoded by the exons ATGATCGGCGAGATGGACGCGGACATGGTCGTAGGATACTTCGGCGGCAAGAGCATGCTCATCACCGGTTCAACTGGGTTCTTAGGAAAAG TTCTCGTGGAGAAGATTCTGAGGGTGCAGCCTGATGTCAAGAAGCTCTTCCTCTTGGTTCGTGCTCCCGACATCGAATCCGCAAAGCTTCGGATTCAGACTGAG GTCACAGGGAGGGAGATCTTTCTAGTTCTGAAAGAAAAACATGGTATAGGGTTCGACGATTTTATCGAAGAAAAGATCTGCCCTTTGGCAGGAGACATCATGTATGAGAACTTTGGACTAGACACTGCCAACCTGAGAGAATTGTCCAAGGACATAGACATCATCGTCAACATAGCTGCCACTACAAACTTCTCTGAAAG ATACGACGTGGCTTTCGATGCTAATGTCTTGGGAGCGAAGCACGTCTGTGCGTTCGCGAGGAAGTGTACGAAACTCAAGATGCTGCTTCATGTTTCAACTG CCTATGTAGCTGGTGAACAAGAGGGGCTAATACTAGAGAAGCCGTTCTTGATGGGTGAGACACTAAAGGAGGGCACACATTTGGACATCAAATCCGAGCTAAATCTGATCAGAGAGACCAGGAGAGAGCTGAAGGCTAACTGTTCTTTGGAGAAGGCTGAGAGGAGAACCATGAAGGAGCTTGGCCTCAAGAG GGCTCGGCAGTTTGGGTGGCCAAACACATATGTCTTCACCAAGGCAATGGGGGAGATGCTGCTGGGGCATCTGCGAGGGGAGCTTCCCGTGGTCATCCTCCGGCCGAGCATCATAACCAGCATCCTCAAGGAGCCATTGCCTGGATGGATGGAGGGAATCAG GACGATCGACGCGGTGGTCATCGGCTACGCCAAGCAGACCTTGCCATTCTTCCTGGTCGACCTCAGTTTGATAATGGACGTG ATTCCGGGGGACATGGTGGTGAACGCCATGATGGTGGCCATGGCGGCGCACTCCGAGGAGCGGGCGCAGACCATCTACCACGTGACGTCGTCGCTGCGCAACCCGGCGCCCTACGCGATCCTGGCGGACACGGGGCACCGCTACTTCTACGACAACCCGCCGCGCACGGGGAGGAAGGGCGAGCCCGCCCGGCTGAACAAGATGCGCTTCTTTAGCACGGTGGCGCGGCTGAGCCTGTACATGGCCGTCAGGTACAGGCTCCCGCTCGAG ATGCTTCGTCTGGTGAACATTGCGCTCTGCGGCGTCTTCTCGCGGCGCTACGACGACCTCAGCAGGAAGTACAGGTTCATCGTGCAGCTCATTGAGCTCTACGCGCCCTACAGCTTGTTCAAAGGATG CTTTGATGACATGAACACGGAGAGGCTAAGGATGGCGATGAAGAAGGAGCAAGATGAGAACGGTGCAGAAGAATATTACTTCGATTTCGATCCCAAGTCCATCAACTGGGACAGCTATTTCTATGGTGTTCACATCCCCGGTGTGCTCAAGTACATGCGTGattga
- the LOC123154002 gene encoding RPM1-interacting protein 4, with protein sequence MANRPSVPKFGTWDSDNVGYTVYFNKVRENKGATAPPLQRPFNPNDPEEEAPRVIAPGSRPATSSGDRAAPQQNGHQHRRAGSNSAEKSKFAPPPQYHPRPQFTHHQPPAGHGGDNGNHRPSSGHGSDHGQHHHRPAGHGSDHGHHHHRPVGHGAHHKPHEARYKPAGARARSASPNHAPGRQRPTAVPKFGAWDEQSAGAQGYTVMFDRVKHDREAARRGGVPNLPRRRMPSPESYTAARRPRHTPFYSKMFGCLIPHTKD encoded by the exons ATGGCC AATCGGCCCAGCGTGCCCAAGTTCGGCACCTGGGACAGCGACAATGTCGGCTACACGGTCTACTTCAATAAGGTGCGCGAGAACAAGGGCGCCACTGCGCCGCCGCTCCAGCGGCCGTTCAACCCCAACGACCCGGAGGAGGAAGCCCCGAGGGTGATCGCCCCGGGCTCCAGGCCGGCCACCTCCAGCGGCGACCGCGCGGCGCCGCAGCAGAACGGGCACCAGCACCGCCGGGCCGGTAGCAACAGCGCCGAGAAGAGCAAGTTCGCGCCGCCGCCGCAGTACCACCCGCGGCCACAGTTCACCCACCACCAGCCTCCGGCCGGACACGGCGGCGACAACGGCAACCACCGCCCTTCGTCCGGGCACGGCAGCGACCACGGCCAGCACCACCACCGCCCGGCCGGGCACGGCAGTGaccacggccaccaccaccaccggccggTCGGGCACGGCGCGCACCACAAGCCGCATGAGGCGAGGTACAAGCCGGCGGGGGCCCGGGCGCGGTCCGCCTCGCCGAACCACGCGCCG GGGCGGCAGAGGCCGACGGCGGTGCCCAAGTTCGGGGCGTGGGACGAGCAGAGTGCGGGGGCGCAGGGGTACACGGTGATGTTCGACCGGGTGAAGCATGACCGGGAGGCGGCCCGCCGCGGCGGGGTGCCGAACCTCCCTCGCCGCCGCATGCCGTCGCCGGAGAGCTACACGGCCGCGAGGCGGCCCCGGCACACCCCCTTCTACTCCAAG ATGTTCGGGTGCTTGATCCCTCACACCAAGGACTGA